GCCGTCCGGCTCGGCGTGGACCCCAGGCACGCGGACCAGATCGTCCGCGGGGCGGTCGTCCTTCCCCACGGTACGGGGAAGACCGCGCGCGTGCTGGTGATCGCCCAGGGCGACAAGGCGCGCGAGGCGGAGGAAGCCGGGGCCGACTACGTCGGCACCGAGTACGTCCAGCGGATCAAGGACGGGTGGCTGGACTTCGACGTGGTGGTGGCCACGCCCGACATGATGGGCCAGGTGGGCCAGCTGGGCCGCATCCTGGGCCCGCGCGGGCTGATGCCGACGCCGAAGGCCGGCACCGTGACGCCCGACGTGACCCGCGCGGTGCGCGAGATCAAGGCGGGCAAGATCGAGTTCCGCGTGGACCGCACGGGGAACGTGCACGTGCCCATCGGCAAGGTGTCCTTCGAGCCGCAGAAGCTGGAGGAGAACCTCACCGCGTTCATGGACACGGTGATCCGCGCCAAGCCCGCCGCCGCCAAGGGGACCTACGTCCGCGCGGTGACGGTGAGCAGCACCATGGGCCCGGGCGTGCCCGTCGACGCCAACCTCTTCCGCAGGGGCTAGACCGATGAAGAGAAGCGACAAGGACGAGTTC
This genomic interval from Longimicrobium sp. contains the following:
- the rplA gene encoding 50S ribosomal protein L1, translating into MPKHGKKFRDAQARVPQGSSFTPTEAVGLVKELSFAKFDETVEAAVRLGVDPRHADQIVRGAVVLPHGTGKTARVLVIAQGDKAREAEEAGADYVGTEYVQRIKDGWLDFDVVVATPDMMGQVGQLGRILGPRGLMPTPKAGTVTPDVTRAVREIKAGKIEFRVDRTGNVHVPIGKVSFEPQKLEENLTAFMDTVIRAKPAAAKGTYVRAVTVSSTMGPGVPVDANLFRRG